One Curtobacterium sp. MCLR17_032 genomic window carries:
- a CDS encoding DNA primase family protein has product MSNPIISELMQLERTDARRMEIQGYTYIPRGGWSSDALRNAYKKRWRELNAALPKQSEDTEASGEPRTASVAKVRSKPKVKKAKSGKLTTDDLSEVGVGAAFHATHSAELVAVQEWKCWASFQPASGLWTSTTAKQVTALLADWFKDGLFEKAKQNEKLAREARRFRNMTACRNAQDYAFGKAQVSSDIFDADPDVLLTADGALDLRRAELRAARADDFFTRAAGAGYEAGYTDPLWDEVLSALPAGVADYLQIVIGNALTGHTLNKSMVFFFSGDGSNGKSTLTDVLKKMLGSYADRVDSSLLLNAGDGNLFGKAKLKALRAAFIEELPKANWLDALIIKELAETSEMTAAKKFQDEETFDFTATVFVNTNYLPQVSENDRGTWRRLAPVPMPCTFVDAEEYAAAADPEAMGLRKKNPALANAAKNPSVLKAALVWAVEGARKWYEAGMVEPPMPAAMEAAKREWRGGQDKIELWWSERVVADPNSYCLIGDLHDTYEDEMAEIGRAPEKVRKFTEMLQAHPLFKGAGAEYVRRQRAPKNLLRSAHIPDNSARKTWEAERTVRPSTGMLNFVSGVRFRTEADDLADESVSIPDNAAALVD; this is encoded by the coding sequence ATGTCCAATCCAATCATCAGCGAACTCATGCAGCTCGAACGCACAGATGCTCGCCGCATGGAAATTCAGGGCTATACCTACATCCCTCGGGGTGGATGGAGTAGCGACGCACTCAGGAACGCCTACAAAAAGAGATGGCGAGAGCTGAACGCCGCCCTTCCGAAGCAGTCCGAAGACACGGAGGCTTCCGGGGAACCGAGAACCGCATCGGTCGCGAAAGTGCGGAGCAAGCCAAAGGTCAAGAAGGCTAAGTCCGGCAAGCTCACGACGGATGACCTCAGCGAAGTCGGCGTCGGCGCGGCCTTCCACGCCACACACAGCGCCGAGCTAGTCGCTGTTCAGGAGTGGAAGTGCTGGGCGAGCTTCCAGCCCGCCTCCGGCCTGTGGACCAGCACCACAGCGAAGCAGGTCACTGCGCTTCTCGCGGACTGGTTCAAGGATGGGCTGTTCGAGAAGGCCAAGCAGAACGAGAAGCTCGCGCGCGAAGCACGCCGGTTCCGAAACATGACCGCGTGCCGCAACGCCCAGGACTACGCCTTCGGTAAGGCGCAGGTATCCAGCGACATTTTCGATGCTGATCCCGATGTGCTGCTAACCGCTGATGGGGCGCTCGACCTCCGGCGCGCAGAGCTTCGTGCTGCCCGCGCTGATGACTTTTTCACTCGCGCCGCAGGAGCTGGCTACGAGGCCGGTTACACCGACCCGCTCTGGGATGAGGTGTTGAGCGCGCTCCCCGCTGGGGTGGCCGACTATCTCCAGATCGTGATCGGCAACGCGCTCACCGGTCACACGCTCAACAAGTCGATGGTCTTCTTCTTCTCCGGGGACGGCTCCAACGGCAAGAGCACGCTCACCGATGTACTGAAGAAGATGCTCGGCTCCTACGCGGACCGGGTGGACTCGTCGCTTCTCCTCAACGCTGGCGATGGCAACCTCTTCGGAAAGGCCAAGCTCAAGGCGCTCCGCGCCGCCTTCATTGAGGAGCTACCGAAGGCGAACTGGCTCGATGCGCTCATCATCAAGGAGCTGGCCGAGACCAGTGAGATGACCGCGGCGAAGAAGTTCCAGGACGAGGAGACCTTCGACTTCACTGCCACCGTGTTCGTCAACACCAACTACCTGCCCCAGGTGTCCGAGAACGACCGAGGCACCTGGCGGCGGCTCGCCCCCGTTCCAATGCCCTGCACCTTCGTCGACGCCGAGGAGTACGCCGCTGCCGCTGATCCCGAGGCCATGGGACTACGCAAGAAGAACCCGGCCCTGGCCAACGCGGCGAAGAACCCCTCTGTCCTCAAGGCCGCGCTTGTTTGGGCGGTTGAGGGTGCTCGCAAGTGGTACGAGGCGGGAATGGTTGAGCCGCCGATGCCCGCCGCAATGGAGGCCGCGAAGCGGGAGTGGCGGGGCGGCCAGGACAAGATCGAACTTTGGTGGAGTGAGCGCGTCGTGGCAGATCCAAACTCCTACTGCCTCATCGGTGACCTTCACGACACCTACGAGGACGAGATGGCAGAGATTGGCCGCGCTCCCGAGAAGGTCCGCAAGTTCACGGAGATGCTGCAAGCACACCCGCTCTTCAAGGGAGCGGGCGCGGAATATGTACGCCGCCAGCGTGCTCCGAAGAACCTGCTGCGCTCAGCCCACATCCCGGATAACTCCGCCCGCAAGACCTGGGAAGCAGAGCGAACCGTTCGCCCCTCGACCGGGATGCTCAACTTCGTGAGCGGGGTCCGGTTCCGTACGGAAGCCGACGACCTGGCTGACGAGTCGGTATCTATCCCCGACAACGCCGCCGCGCTCGTCGACTAA